A stretch of Acidimicrobiales bacterium DNA encodes these proteins:
- a CDS encoding 2Fe-2S iron-sulfur cluster-binding protein, with amino-acid sequence MTGPYGLTVNGRRHEVVDGWVGESLLFVLRERLGLPGSKNACEEGECGSCTVRLDDRLVCSCLVLAA; translated from the coding sequence CCCGTACGGGCTGACCGTCAACGGCCGCCGCCACGAGGTGGTTGATGGGTGGGTCGGCGAGAGCCTGCTGTTCGTGCTTCGGGAGCGACTGGGCCTCCCAGGGTCCAAGAATGCCTGCGAAGAGGGCGAGTGCGGCTCCTGCACGGTGCGACTGGACGACCGGCTGGTGTGCAGTTGCCTGGTGTTGGCCGCCC